One Miscanthus floridulus cultivar M001 chromosome 11, ASM1932011v1, whole genome shotgun sequence DNA window includes the following coding sequences:
- the LOC136492716 gene encoding ubiquinol oxidase 4, chloroplastic/chromoplastic-like, producing MSPLSAKPATAPSPPAPAFGFRALRSRRGPRLGRATAWRRLRVEAIMTQREKQGTEVAVEESVPARDAAAPLDGVGADDPMVPSSDESDWVVRLEQSFNIFATDSVIMVLRGVYRDRYYARFFALETIARVPYFAFISVLHMYSTFGWWRRADYIKVHFAQSWNEFHHLLIMEELGGNSLWIDCFLARFMAFFYYFVTVAMYMLSPRMAYHFSECVERHAYSTYDEYLKLHGEELKRIPAPEAALNYYLNEDLYLFGTHLCSLKI from the exons atgTCGCCCCTGTCCGCCAAGCCCGCCACGGCCCCCTCGCCGCCCGCTCCCGCATTCGGCTTCCGCGCTCTCCGCTCCCGCCGCGGTCCGCGCCTCGGCCGCGCCACCGCGTG GAGGCGGCTCCGCGTGGAGGCGATCATGACGCAGCGGGAGAAGCAGGGGACAGAGGTGGCCGTCGAGGAGTCCGTCCCCGCCAGAGACGCCGCCGCGCCCCTGGACGGAGTCGGAGCGGACGATCCCATGGTTCCCTCCTCGGACGAGAGCGACTGGGTGGTCAGGCTCGAGCAGTCGTTCAACATTTTCGCCACG GATTCGGTGATTATGGTACTCAGGGGCGTGTACCGTGATCGGTACTACGCCAGGTTCTTTGCGCTGGAGACGATTGCCAGGGTGCCGTATTTCG CGTTCATATCGGTGCTTCACATGTATTCGACCTTTGGCTGGTGGAGACGAGCTGATTATATAAAGGTTCACTTTGCGCAGAGCTGGAACGAGTTCCATCACCTTTTGATCATGGAA GAATTGGGTGGCAACTCTTTATGGATTGACTGTTTCCTTGCTCGGTTTATGGCGTTTTTTTACTACTTCGTGACTGTTGCGATGTACATGCTGAGCCCACGAATGGCAT ATCACTTTTCTGAATGTGTGGAGAGACATGCGTATTCCACCTATGACGAGTACCTCAAGCTCCATGGAG AGGAATTGAAACGAATACCAGCTCCAGAGGCAGCATTAAATTATTACCTGAATGAAGACCTTTACTTATTCGGTACCCACTTATGTTCCTTAAAAATTTAA